In the genome of Polyodon spathula isolate WHYD16114869_AA chromosome 57, ASM1765450v1, whole genome shotgun sequence, one region contains:
- the LOC121307617 gene encoding diacylglycerol kinase zeta-like, whose amino-acid sequence MDTFFRRHFKKKNMASCVNVTDYCRHRRPSVAVPIGKARRRSSAGLPSANLAQRRRSSIQVQGLPLGGAGRCPGGSRLKKERSARRRSSTTTPCLNPRFAVRRKQGVRLRTIDRHLLGPSMLLASLIQMTEEDDIGSAPAGEGQVEVRREEPSCSDSEGDSPCSSCGSDSDDDCECSSVHDSWSEISVSDREFEDSAVAWPEALDTCYSLGNSKPLIRAPRCLRRNSSHLLPAEALFYGTNSYGLYGKYRRTSQRRCSNGSLTLGGRRISAVSKAGSPWPGRGVPLPSRRSSVAARRASVSLYRNCSPCWRHGTRRSSLQGCYYDPRRETWSGFLSKAIAKSGLQHLVAQPCASATVKSDPEREIRSTADWSENALYGEHIWFETNVSGDFCYAGEQNCIAKALQKSVPRKKCAACKIVVHTPCIEQLENINFRCKPSFRESGSRNVREPTFVQHHWVHRRRQEGKCRQCGKGFQQKFAFHSKEIVAISCSWCKQAYHNKVTCFMLQQIKEPCSLGAHASVTVPPTWIIRVRRPQTSLKASKKKKRTSFKRKSSKKGVEEGRWKPFIVKPVPSLQMKPLLVFVNPKSGGNQGAKIIQSFMWYLNPRQVFDLSQGGPKEGLAMYRKVHNLRILACGGDGTVGWILSVLDQLQLNPQPAVAILPLGTGNDLARTLNWGGGYTDEPVSKILSHVEDGNVVQLDRWNLIVDPNSETNPEDKDDTGIDKLPLNVFNNYFSLGFDAHVTLEFHESREANPEKFNSRFRNKMFYAGTAFSDFLMGSSKDLAKHIKVVCDGTDLTSKIQDLKLQCLVFLNIPR is encoded by the exons ATGGATACCTTTTTCCGCCGACACTTTAAGAAGAAAAACATGGCTTCTTGCGTTAATGTCACAGATTACTGCAGGCACAGGCGCCCCAGCGTGGCCGTGCCCATTGGCAAAGCCAGGCGGCGGTCAAGCGCTGGGCTTCCCTCGGCCAATCTGGCGCAGCGGCGACGCTCCAGCATCCAGGTGCAGGGACTTCCTTTGGGGGGAGCCGGCCGTTGTCCAGGGGGGAGCCGGCTGAAAAAGGAGCGCTCGGCCAGACGCAGGTCCAGCACCACCACTCCCTGCCTCAACCCGCGCTTTGCCGTGCGGAGGAAACAAGGGGTCAGGCTGCGGACCATCGACAGGCACCTCCTGGGGCCCTCCATGCTGCTGGCCAGCCTGATCCAGATGACGGAGGAGGATGATATTGGCTCTGCGCCAGCTGGAGAGGGGCAGGTTGAGGTGCGGCGGGAGGAGCCGTCCTGCTCGGACTCGGAAGGAGACAGCCCGTGCTCCAGCTGCGGATCGGACAGCGACGACGACTGTGAGTGCTCGTCGGTTCACGACAGCTGGAGTGAAATATCAGTCTCCGATCGAGAGTTTGAAGACTCTGCCGTTGCCTGGCCAGAAGCTCTGGATACATGTTATTCTTTAGGAAACTCCAAACCCCTGATCAGGGCACCCAGGTGTCTCAGACGGAACTCCTCACACCTCCTGCCTGCCGAAGCTTTGTTCTACGGAACAAATTCTTACGGGCTGTACGGAAAATACAGACGGACCAGTCAGAGACGCTGCTCCAACGGGTCCTTAACATTGGGCGGCCGCAGGATCTCGGCTGTTTCCAAAGCAGGCAGCCCCTGGCCTGGGCGGGGTGTTCCCTTGCCCAGCAGACGCAGTTCAGTGGCGGCCCGGCGAGCATCGGTGTCCCTCTACAGGAACTGCTCTCCATGCTGGAGGCACGGCACCAGGAGGAGCTCGCTGCAAGGCTGCTACTACGATCCTAGACGTGAAACATGGAGTGGGTTTCTCTC GAAAGCGATTGCTAAATCAGGACTTCAGCATTTGGTTGCTCAGCCCTGTGCTTCTGCGACAGTGAAGAGTGACCCAGAGAGAGAGATCCGAAGTACTGCGGACTGGAGT gAGAATGCGCTGTACGGAGAGCACATCTGGTTTGAGACCAACGTTTCTGGTGATTTCTGTTATGCTGGAGAACAGAACTGCATTGCGAAGGCACTG CAAAAATCGGTACCTCGGAAGAAGTGTGCGGCGTGCAAGATAGTGGTCCACACCCCATGTATTGAGCAGCTGGAAAAC ATAAACTTTAGGTGTAAACCTTCATTTAGGGAATCTGGGTCAAGGAATGTCCGAGAG CCGACGTTCGTCCAACACCACTGGGTTCACAGGAGGAGGCAGGAGGGGAAGTGTCGGCAGTGTGGAAAG GGTTTTCAACAGAAGTTTGCATTTCATAGTAAAGAAATTGTAGCAATCAGCTGTTCCTGGTGTAAACAAGCA TATCACAACAAGGTGACATGTTTTATGCTGCAGCAGATTAAGGAGCCATGCTCCCTTGGGGCCCACGCTTCTGTCACAGTCCCTCCCACCTGGATCATTCGGGTCAGGAGACCCCAG ACCTCGCTAAAAGCAAGCAAGAAGAAGAAGCGCACCTCCTTCAAACGCAAATCCAGTAAGAAGGGAGTGGAG GAGGGGCGATGGAAGCCGTTCATAGTGAAACCAGTCCCGTCTCTGCAGATGAAACCGCTGCTGGTGTTTGTGAATCCAAAAAGTGGGGGCAATCAG gGAGCAAAGATTATCCAGTCCTTTATGTGGTACCTCAATCCACGACAAGTGTTTGACCTCAGTCAAGGGGGGCCCAAAGAAGG GTTAGCGATGTACCGCAAAGTTCACAACCTGCGTATACTGGCATGTGGAGGTGATGGCACT GTGGGGTGGATCCTCTCTGTTCTAGATCAGCTGCAGTTAAATCCCCAGCCTGCTGTAGCTATTCTTCCTCTGGGCACTGGAAATGACCTGGCCAGGACTTTGAACTGGGGTGGG GGGTACACTGATGAGCCCGTTTCCAAGATCCTTTCCCATGTGGAAGACGGGAATGTCGTTCAGCTTGATCGCTGGAACCTGATCGTGGATCCAAACTCTGAGACAAATCCAGAGGACAAGGACGACACCGGCATTGACAAG cttcCCCTGAATGTCTTCAATAACTACTTCAGCCTTGGCTTTGACGCTCATGTCACCTTGGAGTTTCACGAGTCCAGAG AAGCCAATCCTGAGAAATTTAACAGCCGgtttagaaataaaatgttttacgcTGGG ACTGCGTTTTCAGATTTCCTGATGGGTAGCTCCAAAGATTTAGCGAAGCATATCAAAGTGGTG TGTGATGGCACAGATCTCACATCAAAGATCCAGGATCTGAAACTGCAGTGTCTAGTGTTTCTTAACATTCCAAGGTAA
- the LOC121307638 gene encoding 26S proteasome regulatory subunit 6A-A-like — protein sequence MASLHDRSVWDEVEDGIGEEVLKMSTEEIIQRTRLLDSEIKIMKSEVLRVTHELQAMKDKIKENTEKIKVNKTLPYLVSNVIELLDVDPNDQEEDGANIDLDSQRKGKCAVIKTSTRQTYFLPVIGLVDAEKLKPGDLVGVNKDSYLILETLPTEYDSRVKAMEVDERPTEQYSDIGGLDKQIQELVEAIVLPMNHKEKFENLGIQPPKGVLMYGPPGTGKTLLARACAAQTKATFLKLAGPQLVQMFIGDGAKLVRDAFALAKEKAPTIIFIDELDAIGTKRFDSEKAGDREVQRTMLELLNQLDGFQPNMQVKVIAATNRVDILDPALLRSGRLDRKIEFPMPNEEARARIMQIHSRKMNVSPDVNYEELARCTDDFNGAQCKAVCVEAVSVYVFLVW from the exons ATGGCGTCGCTGCATGACAGATCAGTTTGGGATGAGGTTGAG GATGGAATCGGGGAGGAGGTTCTCAAGATGTCCACGGAGGAGATCATCCAGCGAACCCGACTCCTGGACAGTGAAATAAAG ATCATGAAGAGTGAGGTCCTGAGAGTGACTCATGAGCTCCAGGCAATGAAGGACAAAATCAAAGAGAACACGGAAAAGATCAAAGTGAACAAGACGCTGCCATATCTGGTCTCCAATGTCATTGAA TTGCTGGATGTGGATCCAAACGACCAAGAGGAGGATGGAGCCAACATTGACCTCGACTCCCAGAGAAAGGGCAAATGTGCCGTGATTAAGACCTCAACCCGCCAG ACATACTTCCTTCCAGTGATTGGATTGGTTGATGCAGAGAAACTCAAGCCTGGAGACCTTGTG GGAGTGAACAAGGACTCTTACCTGATTCTGGAGACTTTGCCCACAGAGTATGACTCCAGAGTCAAAGCCATGGAAGTGGATGAGCGTCCGACAGAGCAGTACAGTGATATCGGAGGACTGGACAAGCAGATACAAGAG CTGGTTGAAGCCATTGTCCTGCCAATGAACCACAAGGAGAAGTTTGAGAATCTGGGAATCCAGCCTCCTAAGGGGGTGTTGATGTATGGACCACCAGGAACAGGCAAGACACTGCTGGCTAGAGCCTGTGCTGCGCAGACAAAG GCGACTTTCCTGAAGCTGGCTGGCCCCCAGCTGGTCCAGATGTTTATTGGTGACGGAGCCAAGCTGGTCAGAGATGCTTTCGCTTTGGCCAAGGAGAAAGCCCCCACTATCATCTTCATTGACGAGCTGGACGCCATTGGTACCAAGCG GTTTGACAGTGAGAAAGCTGGAGATCGTGAGGTTCAGAGAACCATGCTGGAGCTTCTCAATCAGCTTGACGGGTTCCAGCCCAATATGCAAGTCAAG GTTATTGCTGCTACAAATCGAGTTGACATCCTTGACCCTGCCCTGCTGCGATCTGGCAGACTGGATCGTAAGATTGAGTTCCCAATGCCGAACGAAGAGGCAAGAGCCAGAATCATGCAGATTCACTCTCGGAAGATGAATGTCAG TCCTGATGTAAACTATGAAGAGCTGGCCCGATGTACTGATGATTTTAATGGAGCTCAGTGCAAGGCGGTGTGTGTGGAAGCAGTGAGTGTATATGTTTTTTTAGTCTGGTAA
- the LOC121307639 gene encoding mitochondrial carrier homolog 2-like → MADTCSQMLLGSGLTVLSHPLMYIKVLVQVGHEPLPPSLGRNLFGRQVYQLPGFFAYAKHIVKIDGKAGLFKGLAPRLCAGTIGTLVHSRVLQNYQEADKTEESGNSQKEDLSSLQQVVNETAREMVARSCATIVTHPFHVITLRCMVQFIGRETKYSGVFDSVVTIYKEEGILGFFAGLIPRLLGDVISLWLCNMLAHVINTYALDNSMSHMGEIKNCSQAVTGFFASMLTYPFLLVSNLMAVNNCGLAGGLPPSAPAYPSWVECWRTLSREGNMSRGNSLFFRKMPVGKRYAVDQKRFF, encoded by the exons ATGGCGGACACGTGCAGTCAGATGTTGCTGGGGTCCGGACTCACTGTCCTTTCCCACCCGCTCATGTACATCAAGGTGCTGGTACAG GTCGGACACGAACCTCTCCCTCCAAGTTTAGGTAGAAACCTCTTTGGCCGTCAGGTTTATCAGCTGCCGGGCTTCTTTGCATATG ctaAACACATTGTGAAGATCGATGGGAAAGCAGGTCTGTTTAAAGGCTTAGCTCCAAGACTATGTGCTGGAACCATTGGGACCCTTGTTCACAGCAGAGTTCTACAG AACTACCAGGAGGCTGACAAGACAGAG GAATCAGGAAACAGCCAGAAAGAGGACCTGTCATCTCTGCAGCAGGTTGTGAATGAG ACAGCCAGGGAGATGGTGGCACGTTCTTGCGCCACGATTGTCACTCACCCCTTCCATG TGATCACTTTAAGATGTATGGTACAGTTTATTGGAAGGGAAACAAAATACAG TGGAGTGTTTGACTCGGTTGTAACTATCTACAAGGAAGAGGGAATCTTGGGTTTTTTTGC TGGTCTCATTCCCCGCCTCCTTGGTGATGTCATTTCCTTGTGGCTGTGCAACATGCTTGCTCATGTAATAAATACTTATGCATTAGACAACTCT ATGTCCCATATGGGGGAGATAAAGAACTGCTCCCAGGCTGTCACGGGG ttctTTGCTAGTATGCTAACCTACCCCTTCCTCCTGGTATCAAACCTCATGGCAGTCAATAACTGTGG ACTTGCTGGTGGCCTTCCTCCTAGCGCTCCTGCTTACCCCTCTTGGGTTGAATGCTGGAGGACCCTCAGCAGAGAG GGTAACATGAGCAGAGGGAACAGCCTGTTTTTCAGGAAGATGCCTGTGGGGAAGAGATATGCAGTGGATCAGAAacgatttttttaa
- the LOC121307656 gene encoding basic phospholipase A2 taipoxin alpha chain-like has translation MKVFCLVVFFGMVVAWPQNTESSRGLFRHRRGLAELALTVWCYRDRLDIHLGKLHGYGCYCGTGGSGTPTDPYDECCFRHDCCYDHARVKLKCYSVVKWMPYWYRCEGGRTVCTGKSICSRMSCECDRQFAECLSHVKSNSSYYFYDKSRLCPGPMMDCPKVFPSAKEVFRRMHRPRGNLTQ, from the coding sequence ATGAAGGTCTTTTGTCTCGTAGTCTTCTTTGGCATGGTCGTTGCTTGGCCGCAGAACACGGAGTCCAGTCGGGGTCTGTTCCGTCACAGACGGGGTCTTGCTGAGCTTGCCCTGACGGTCTGGTGCTACAGGGATCGACTTGACATCCACCTGGGTAAACTCCACGGCTACGGCTGCTACTGCGGGACCGGTGGTTCGGGGACCCCAACTGACCCGTACGACGAGTGCTGCTTCAGACATGACTGCTGCTACGACCATGCGAGGGTTAAGCTCAAGTGCTACTCCGTGGTGAAGTGGATGCCGTATTGGTACAGGTGCGAAGGAGGGCGGACTGTGTGTACCGGGAAAAGCATTTGCAGCCGGATGTCTTGCGAGTGTGACAGGCAGTTCGCCGAGTGTCTGTCTCACGTTAAATCAAACAGCAGTTATTATTTCTACGATAAAAGCAGGTTGTGTCCGGGTCCCATGATGGACTGCCCGAAAGTGTTCCCAAGCGCGAAAGAAGTGTTTAGGAGAATGCATAGACCGAGAGGAAATTTAacccaataa